A genomic segment from Chitinophaga flava encodes:
- a CDS encoding RHS repeat domain-containing protein, giving the protein MSNQIIRNINSRLLPLVTMVVMLLSANTHVSGQLIKSAEKITIPEAGSDKVITAGQQITYISAKEIEILPNTTIELGAEVTFSIGDIVTNSNMNWRLSRTFGATGELGSEVITFYNEKGSEMQTQRKNLTSGMVLASQYIYDYFDRPTIKTLLAPTMTTKLDYKSDFVTNTAGGVYNAANFDEAKQLNPDAVGNNVAGTLGWYYSNNNTLEPYVGATGYPYSNTSYFKDGSGAAKFISAPGEALKMGGGHELQKISLGIAGELANYISLRNKFFTTAELGALPADLNKAATKVIEHDQNGQENISILDQNGKTLMTGLPGADLQVDNSHLINPATHIVEVGGGRDYLYNWDGSYANVRVYNNTNNTPVLIYQGPSSGAPSGNITFPVRIESDQPFSLAVGQRGPFGIKTVYRPSYKYIDPVSRKYCYFYLNKSTAVNISGSGWTLLNMNNNEQPVAFTSGASLPAGYYKVITNSIDNAVTVTYQSGFSDLSYKFYNQLGQLVAIVPPEGVKKLLGTGLNNYTNRADIPFITQQEYNLKGQLTAVTNKEAGRTEFVYTTDGKARFSQNAVQRPTGRYAYTNFDKLGRNTESGEFTPGSGGISFSTAGMSNIDVVTNDGGLGVGVKSDWVKTVYDIPVAGTVSGYVQDEIYLGGNVSYTENAAGVKTWYNYDEQGKVIWRIMNIPGLGSKTIDYTYNALGKIVKKIYQKTSSAETFVHYYEYDQDQDLKAVYTNTTDDNASKKLQAKYTYYLHGPLKRIELGGNVQGLDYTYTVKGDLKAINNSNRDMDPGMDGISGVNAGFAKDVFGMNLEYYDQDYQRNNTNINSIQIPGTYATDLFNGTKKGLSWHSRKPASVLAVSGSLIENPAMYALTYDNKSQMKTATWGTPSYAGIPAFSASSAFNEKVLNYDSHGNIINLQRTDATGAITDNFTYNYANNGNQLLDIKNGTSLFDTYAYDALGRVIQETLTGAAARYLKYDFTNKVAGLYTDAALTQGKVTYLYNEAGIRVVKKDWVNNTTTYYVPDVNGNILATYNQVGTATPVQAEVALYGGDGRIGLFRRAAGTYEYELSDHLGNVRAVIDGSRNIKQYTDYYPFGSVARTGGSQDYRYGYQGQYSEQDPETGWNAFELRMYDSRIGRWLSIDPEFQYASPYLSMGNDPFNRTDPNGGLDGDPPGTAGPVKPWLGYWAQPVEVTAERLYRGFPWKYHTNALKNYRGNDTWWGFLDAIKGYDKQFIFVTDYFAPVVEGFALGGLESIGLSGYQITFRVALKTPGTSAFFGEMIGWGESQAPKAAKITIRLTKKLTKAVVEELKELGLPKEWVEKQLESYGKALADPRKAGSNINLLPRKALMEKILSLW; this is encoded by the coding sequence ATGAGTAATCAGATAATAAGAAATATAAATAGCCGGTTGCTGCCTCTTGTAACTATGGTAGTGATGCTGCTTTCGGCAAATACCCATGTATCCGGCCAGCTTATTAAAAGCGCTGAGAAGATTACCATTCCGGAGGCTGGTAGTGATAAAGTTATTACAGCGGGTCAACAGATAACTTATATAAGTGCAAAGGAAATTGAAATACTACCCAATACCACCATTGAGCTTGGTGCTGAAGTGACATTCTCTATCGGGGACATTGTTACAAACAGTAACATGAACTGGCGGCTATCGAGGACATTTGGTGCCACCGGTGAGCTGGGAAGTGAAGTGATTACTTTCTATAATGAGAAGGGGAGTGAAATGCAAACCCAGCGCAAAAACCTTACCTCTGGTATGGTACTGGCCAGTCAGTACATCTATGATTATTTCGACAGGCCAACGATAAAAACATTGCTGGCGCCAACAATGACAACCAAGCTGGATTACAAAAGTGATTTTGTGACGAATACAGCCGGAGGTGTATACAATGCTGCCAATTTTGACGAAGCCAAACAGCTTAATCCGGATGCAGTAGGAAATAATGTAGCAGGAACACTGGGATGGTATTACAGCAATAACAATACTCTGGAGCCATATGTTGGGGCAACCGGATATCCCTACTCAAATACCAGCTATTTTAAAGATGGAAGCGGTGCAGCAAAATTCATTTCTGCGCCAGGCGAAGCCCTTAAAATGGGCGGTGGACACGAATTACAGAAAATATCGCTGGGGATAGCAGGAGAGCTGGCTAACTACATCAGCCTAAGGAATAAGTTTTTTACAACCGCCGAACTGGGAGCATTACCTGCTGATCTGAATAAGGCCGCCACCAAAGTTATAGAACATGATCAAAATGGACAGGAAAATATCTCAATACTTGATCAGAATGGGAAAACCTTAATGACAGGTCTGCCCGGAGCCGATTTACAAGTTGATAACAGTCATTTAATAAATCCTGCAACACATATTGTGGAAGTGGGCGGAGGCAGGGATTATCTCTACAACTGGGATGGAAGTTATGCCAATGTGCGCGTTTACAATAACACAAACAATACGCCAGTATTAATCTATCAGGGACCTTCATCCGGAGCACCTTCAGGCAACATAACATTTCCGGTAAGGATTGAATCGGATCAACCCTTTTCCTTAGCTGTTGGCCAAAGAGGACCATTTGGAATAAAGACGGTTTACCGGCCATCATACAAGTATATCGATCCGGTTTCCCGCAAGTATTGCTATTTTTATCTGAATAAATCTACAGCTGTTAATATTTCCGGATCAGGATGGACGCTCCTGAATATGAACAATAATGAACAACCGGTTGCTTTTACCAGCGGGGCTTCATTACCAGCAGGTTATTATAAAGTGATAACAAATAGCATCGATAACGCGGTAACAGTTACCTACCAATCCGGTTTTTCAGATTTAAGCTATAAATTCTATAATCAGCTTGGGCAATTAGTTGCCATCGTTCCACCGGAGGGCGTGAAAAAATTATTAGGGACAGGACTCAACAATTATACAAACCGTGCTGATATCCCATTTATTACGCAGCAAGAGTACAATCTTAAAGGACAATTGACGGCAGTTACCAATAAGGAAGCGGGAAGGACAGAATTTGTTTACACAACAGACGGTAAGGCAAGATTTTCTCAGAATGCTGTACAGCGTCCTACTGGAAGGTATGCATATACGAATTTTGATAAGCTGGGAAGGAATACAGAAAGCGGTGAATTTACACCGGGAAGTGGAGGGATTTCTTTTTCTACAGCTGGCATGAGTAATATAGACGTGGTAACAAACGACGGAGGCCTTGGAGTGGGTGTTAAATCAGATTGGGTGAAAACCGTTTACGATATTCCGGTTGCCGGTACTGTAAGCGGGTACGTGCAGGATGAAATTTATCTAGGAGGAAACGTGTCCTATACAGAAAATGCAGCCGGCGTTAAAACCTGGTATAATTATGACGAGCAAGGGAAAGTAATATGGCGCATCATGAATATTCCGGGGCTGGGATCTAAAACAATCGATTATACCTATAATGCATTAGGTAAAATAGTGAAGAAAATATATCAGAAAACATCTTCGGCAGAAACATTTGTTCACTACTATGAATATGATCAAGATCAGGATTTAAAGGCGGTCTATACCAATACAACAGATGATAATGCGTCGAAAAAACTGCAGGCAAAATACACCTATTATCTCCACGGGCCGTTAAAGCGTATCGAACTAGGCGGAAATGTACAGGGACTAGACTATACCTATACCGTGAAGGGAGATCTGAAGGCAATCAATAACAGCAACCGGGACATGGATCCGGGGATGGACGGTATCAGTGGTGTTAACGCAGGTTTCGCGAAAGACGTCTTTGGCATGAACCTGGAATATTACGATCAGGATTACCAAAGGAATAATACCAATATAAACAGTATTCAGATACCAGGTACCTATGCGACAGATCTGTTTAACGGCACAAAGAAAGGATTAAGCTGGCATTCCCGCAAGCCCGCCAGTGTTCTGGCTGTTTCCGGCAGCCTTATTGAAAATCCAGCAATGTATGCATTAACATACGATAATAAATCACAGATGAAAACGGCTACATGGGGCACGCCGTCCTACGCCGGCATTCCTGCTTTTAGTGCATCGTCTGCATTCAACGAAAAAGTACTTAACTACGACAGCCATGGAAATATTATTAATCTGCAGCGGACGGATGCAACTGGTGCTATAACGGATAATTTCACCTACAACTATGCTAACAATGGTAATCAGCTGCTGGACATAAAAAATGGAACCAGTTTATTTGATACCTATGCCTATGATGCATTGGGTAGAGTAATTCAGGAAACGCTGACTGGTGCGGCCGCCCGTTACCTTAAATATGATTTCACCAATAAAGTGGCCGGTCTGTATACAGATGCAGCCTTGACTCAAGGCAAAGTAACCTATCTTTACAATGAGGCCGGAATAAGAGTTGTAAAGAAAGACTGGGTTAATAATACTACTACGTATTACGTTCCGGATGTGAATGGAAATATATTGGCTACCTATAACCAGGTAGGTACAGCTACGCCCGTACAAGCTGAAGTAGCGCTTTATGGTGGTGATGGACGAATTGGATTATTCAGACGTGCAGCAGGCACTTACGAGTATGAATTAAGTGACCATCTCGGCAATGTCAGAGCAGTGATAGATGGCAGCCGGAACATTAAGCAGTATACAGATTACTATCCATTTGGCTCTGTTGCACGAACCGGTGGCAGTCAGGATTACCGGTATGGCTACCAGGGACAGTATTCCGAACAAGATCCGGAAACAGGTTGGAATGCTTTTGAACTAAGGATGTACGACAGCAGAATCGGAAGATGGCTATCTATTGATCCGGAATTCCAGTACGCTTCTCCTTATTTGTCAATGGGCAACGATCCGTTTAACAGGACAGATCCGAATGGAGGATTGGATGGAGATCCTCCAGGAACGGCAGGTCCGGTTAAGCCCTGGCTGGGATATTGGGCACAACCGGTGGAAGTTACCGCAGAAAGATTGTACAGAGGGTTCCCATGGAAGTATCACACCAATGCATTAAAAAATTATCGTGGAAATGATACCTGGTGGGGCTTCCTGGATGCAATAAAAGGCTATGACAAACAGTTTATCTTTGTTACGGATTACTTTGCTCCTGTCGTAGAGGGATTTGCCCTGGGAGGACTTGAGAGCATTGGTCTATCAGGCTATCAGATAACCTTTAGGGTAGCCCTGAAAACACCGGGCACAAGTGCCTTTTTCGGAGAGATGATAGGATGGGGAGAGAGTCAGGCGCCTAAAGCTGCTAAGATTACTATAAGACTGACAAAGAAATTGACCAAAGCAGTGGTGGAAGAATTGAAAGAATTAGGATTACCTAAAGAATGGGTAGAGAAACAGCTGGAGTCTTATGGTAAGGCATTAGCTGATCCAAGAAAAGCAGGTAGCAACATTAATTTGCTCCCCAGAAAAGCATTAATGGAGAAAATACTCTCTTTATGGTAA
- a CDS encoding SMI1/KNR4 family protein: MVISVIQKVKEHWRATGVPIVEGATAAVIEKTEAYFDIRFSHELSDFYSSVNGLNDEDDNGFAFYPLERWENYNEIFRGDPLGFFDQNKVCIIFIDYLQASWYYALLFERKTDKYTIGILPHGESFVPITDSLNDFLRLYLEDDPILYTY, encoded by the coding sequence ATGGTAATATCAGTTATTCAAAAAGTTAAAGAACATTGGCGCGCCACCGGCGTGCCAATTGTTGAGGGAGCCACTGCTGCTGTAATAGAAAAAACGGAAGCATATTTTGATATTCGATTCAGTCATGAGTTATCTGATTTCTATTCCAGTGTAAATGGATTGAATGATGAGGATGACAACGGGTTCGCCTTTTATCCATTGGAAAGGTGGGAGAATTACAATGAAATTTTCAGAGGTGACCCTCTAGGCTTTTTTGACCAGAATAAGGTATGTATTATTTTTATCGATTACCTACAGGCATCCTGGTATTATGCACTGCTCTTTGAGAGGAAAACAGATAAATATACTATAGGGATTCTTCCACATGGAGAATCATTTGTACCCATCACAGATTCGCTTAATGATTTTCTCCGCTTATATCTGGAGGATGACCCAATATTATATACCTATTAA
- a CDS encoding PD-(D/E)XK nuclease family protein, which translates to MSIPRPNLFKISTKELSQDAIITWLLQWANPEVRSEDKALHECGTALLRLLISNYPGLSEKNIERVEAGRQWEKIDIWAEIYFHNGEKLLLIIEDKVFAGEHADQLTRYKEYAEQWCKENDFGLICAFIKIGSEAQSVLKKIEDKGYNVFTRNKILECLKDHLHTDNNILEDFVLYIQGIEAAHESFRELPLNKWYDQSWIGFYQYVESQIKNVHWHYVNNPSGGFWNLHLTWKYWIDIPVYMQIEQGRLCYKVALCDDETGLGLKPKDMNLVQDHIHRCLVDFALKNNFNEIVRPNRYTNRGSYRTIGVIYHNDWSGDPENILDKELVINNLKRYIDFHDSFIDYLRRFNYKGIGLNLEGDVS; encoded by the coding sequence ATGAGTATTCCCAGACCTAATTTATTTAAAATTTCTACAAAAGAACTTTCTCAGGATGCAATCATTACCTGGCTTTTACAATGGGCAAATCCGGAAGTGAGATCAGAAGATAAAGCACTCCATGAATGTGGTACCGCACTGTTGAGATTGTTGATAAGTAATTACCCGGGATTGTCAGAAAAGAATATTGAACGGGTGGAAGCAGGCCGGCAATGGGAAAAAATTGATATCTGGGCGGAAATTTACTTTCACAACGGAGAAAAACTCTTGTTGATTATTGAAGATAAAGTATTCGCTGGCGAACATGCTGACCAGTTGACAAGATATAAGGAATATGCAGAACAATGGTGTAAAGAGAATGACTTCGGTTTAATATGTGCATTCATCAAAATAGGCAGTGAGGCTCAATCAGTATTAAAAAAGATTGAGGATAAAGGATACAATGTGTTCACCAGAAATAAGATACTTGAATGCTTAAAGGATCACCTTCACACTGACAATAATATCCTTGAAGACTTCGTTTTATATATTCAGGGTATCGAAGCTGCTCATGAATCCTTTCGGGAACTCCCGCTTAACAAATGGTATGATCAATCCTGGATCGGCTTTTATCAATATGTGGAATCTCAGATAAAAAATGTTCATTGGCACTATGTCAATAATCCCAGTGGCGGCTTTTGGAACTTACATCTAACATGGAAATATTGGATCGATATTCCGGTTTATATGCAGATTGAGCAAGGGCGGTTGTGCTATAAGGTAGCTCTTTGCGATGATGAAACGGGGCTGGGTTTGAAACCAAAAGATATGAATCTGGTGCAAGACCATATTCACCGATGCCTGGTTGATTTTGCTTTAAAAAATAATTTTAATGAAATTGTTAGACCCAACAGATATACTAATAGAGGTAGCTACCGTACAATAGGCGTCATTTACCACAATGATTGGTCTGGAGATCCTGAAAATATACTTGATAAAGAGTTGGTAATAAACAATCTTAAACGTTACATTGACTTTCATGATTCATTCATTGATTATTTAAGGAGGTTTAATTACAAGGGCATTGGATTAAATCTGGAGGGAGATGTATCATAA
- a CDS encoding DUF4397 domain-containing protein translates to MRIIYSYTRLAVIIGLLFATACRQQDNDLQPEDAQIGFYNASEYIRLQLKNTPKANYLFVDTKDTVPSGAVPRFTNSDYINQFPNKFYYVNHPQPWLSYIRVAPGAHQLILRDTSMRRTLVIDTVLSQHGEPMTVYFADDKGKFRTWKLSDQVNTKSDSIYLRILNLSPDAGKVFLTINGKVPTGLPASLDYGDVTRFTGRAVSGPDTLRVRFYQQSAPDAAIISATLLTTPGSAYNIVLKGNLMAQSFKDPLTGLVLNYDASLKLALTQVK, encoded by the coding sequence ATGCGTATCATTTACTCATACACAAGACTGGCGGTAATAATAGGCCTGCTGTTTGCGACAGCCTGCCGTCAGCAGGATAATGACCTGCAACCGGAGGACGCGCAGATCGGCTTCTACAACGCCTCTGAATATATACGGCTGCAACTGAAGAACACCCCCAAAGCAAACTACCTGTTTGTAGATACAAAGGATACGGTGCCTTCAGGTGCTGTCCCCCGTTTCACCAACAGCGATTACATTAATCAGTTTCCCAACAAGTTCTACTATGTTAATCACCCGCAACCATGGTTGAGTTACATACGGGTAGCGCCAGGCGCCCATCAGCTTATTCTCCGGGACACCAGTATGCGCCGTACGCTGGTTATTGATACCGTGCTTTCCCAGCATGGAGAGCCTATGACAGTCTACTTTGCTGATGACAAAGGTAAATTCCGTACCTGGAAACTGTCTGACCAGGTAAATACAAAAAGTGATTCCATTTATCTGCGGATATTGAATCTCAGTCCGGATGCCGGTAAAGTGTTCCTCACTATTAACGGTAAAGTACCTACGGGACTTCCTGCTTCCCTGGACTATGGCGATGTGACCAGGTTTACAGGCAGAGCTGTTAGTGGCCCCGATACGCTGCGGGTGCGCTTTTATCAGCAGTCCGCTCCTGATGCGGCTATCATCAGTGCCACCCTGCTGACAACACCAGGCAGTGCTTACAACATAGTGCTGAAGGGCAATCTGATGGCTCAGTCATTCAAAGATCCTTTAACCGGCCTGGTTCTCAACTATGATGCGAGTCTGAAACTTGCATTGACACAGGTTAAGTAA
- a CDS encoding TonB-dependent receptor has protein sequence MMKVSSGWKRLRSICQQLLLLLLLCLAGNRLPAQVARLAGNVTLQMDKASVADVIAGLQKQTGYVFSYDKNRLSAIMVRDIHWQQIPLGKALTALQEKAGLEYTMLNDNIAVAVRKSGHQPENVQPAGNGAIKGRIVDFETSQPLPGATISIPEASQTVISDEKGYYHFKKVPAGTYTLVITYTGYQKRTMQQLHLQADREMIADVKMQAGKTLEEVVVQSGVRRVKAVTHSTERELLNELRGATGVVSGISSELIGRTADRNAAEVVKRISGVTVVDNRFIVVRGMNERYNITYLNDNIAPSTEMYSKAFAYDLLPSSIIDKILVFKSPRPDLNGEFAGAAVKVYTKNAVPVRHIDIGVQLAHRPGSTMTDIDSYRGGKLDWLGIDDGTRKMPNLAPTYFQSGKDTRHLSQADILREFSPVLSTQRTTSTPDMQVFFNYYNAFHLGKAWLYNLSSVTYTKETTGFDVYRQTGNTDAYMTADADLNLGTNNQRIWSKQSTETGKINVLENFTLKLNPRHTLQFKNFFVNDGRRVTNINDAEGNVTPRIDSAQYMNNREKNILLSFQQRILYSGNLGGTHDWGSTHKQRLEWNLGYTYDQQNVPDQRISRFKTAFSQYSSDVPGMAYTARGTNGSDADAFLGMVSRLYVKNNEDVYNGAVDYTFHASKQWELKAGSYLSFKRRNVSRRFFRVNRGGLGPGEVSMPGNEGSGAGWPQGYGLSNPSLIYFHLQDLDRVWSTDYFQENKSGLELYDATTPVDKYVASEQYNAFYGMGSWKTPDEKLTLNGGVRVEYDRQKLAGATAADNGSLRTVFVDHPKTSILPSVNFSYRPTDAFVVRTGWGRTVNRPEFRELTPYDDFDFVNNELIRGSQQVVTATIDNYDLRLEYYPHNAEQNEVFSLGVFYKHLQDPIERMRKEKNGLADGYGFTGISFANAKDATVYGLEAEIKKSLAFLGDGFFKRLSIAINGTWVKSTTQRLVTDHYTPGVGMDTLLVSGRALQGQAPYVINAGLFYEHPGTGTKIGVTYNVNGPVIYAKSIASKDVQFSQEDKNIFNSTRPDLVQLPMHLLDLSITQRIVKSLKVKFSIQNLLDQAYRIVEDHDYNQRYNKEYPVQNRRGQTYYEGDNIYTRYKPGRYFQLGFTYAF, from the coding sequence ATGATGAAAGTATCTTCCGGATGGAAGCGGCTCCGCTCCATCTGCCAGCAACTATTGCTGTTGCTATTGCTATGCCTGGCCGGTAACAGGCTTCCGGCCCAGGTAGCCCGTCTTGCAGGTAATGTGACCCTGCAGATGGATAAGGCCAGCGTGGCCGACGTGATTGCCGGCCTGCAGAAACAAACTGGTTATGTTTTTTCCTATGATAAGAACAGGCTGTCTGCTATTATGGTACGCGATATCCACTGGCAGCAGATTCCGCTGGGCAAAGCACTGACTGCATTGCAGGAAAAAGCAGGACTTGAATACACGATGCTTAATGATAATATAGCCGTAGCCGTTAGAAAGTCCGGTCATCAGCCGGAAAATGTTCAGCCGGCGGGTAATGGTGCCATCAAAGGCCGTATCGTGGACTTTGAAACCTCACAGCCACTGCCCGGCGCTACTATCAGTATCCCGGAAGCTTCACAAACAGTGATATCCGACGAAAAAGGATACTACCATTTCAAAAAAGTGCCAGCAGGTACATATACCCTGGTGATCACCTATACCGGTTACCAGAAAAGAACTATGCAGCAGCTGCACCTGCAGGCAGACCGGGAGATGATAGCCGATGTGAAAATGCAGGCAGGTAAAACACTGGAGGAAGTGGTGGTACAATCGGGCGTTCGCAGAGTAAAAGCAGTGACACATTCTACAGAAAGAGAATTGCTGAATGAGCTGCGAGGCGCTACCGGTGTGGTATCCGGTATCTCCAGTGAACTGATCGGCCGCACCGCTGACCGTAACGCCGCAGAAGTGGTAAAACGTATTTCCGGTGTAACGGTAGTGGATAATCGTTTTATTGTGGTAAGAGGGATGAACGAACGTTACAATATCACGTATCTGAATGATAATATCGCTCCTTCTACAGAAATGTACAGCAAGGCATTTGCTTATGACCTGTTGCCCAGTAGTATCATCGACAAGATCCTGGTGTTTAAATCACCCCGTCCTGATCTGAATGGAGAATTTGCCGGAGCTGCCGTGAAAGTATATACGAAAAATGCGGTGCCGGTAAGACACATCGATATTGGCGTTCAGCTGGCACACCGCCCTGGCTCCACTATGACGGACATCGACAGCTACCGCGGCGGAAAACTGGACTGGCTGGGCATAGACGACGGTACCCGTAAAATGCCAAACCTCGCACCTACTTATTTCCAGTCGGGCAAGGATACCAGGCATTTATCTCAGGCTGATATCCTGCGTGAATTTTCTCCTGTGTTGTCAACGCAACGTACTACCAGTACGCCGGACATGCAGGTATTCTTCAACTATTACAATGCCTTTCATCTGGGTAAAGCCTGGTTATATAACCTGAGCTCCGTTACCTATACAAAAGAAACTACCGGTTTTGATGTATACCGGCAAACCGGCAATACAGATGCCTACATGACTGCAGATGCAGACCTGAACCTGGGTACGAATAACCAGCGTATCTGGTCAAAACAAAGCACCGAAACAGGTAAGATCAACGTACTGGAAAACTTCACGCTGAAGCTGAATCCGCGTCATACCCTGCAATTCAAAAACTTCTTTGTAAATGATGGCCGCAGGGTTACCAATATCAATGATGCAGAAGGCAATGTTACACCACGGATAGATTCCGCTCAGTACATGAATAACCGGGAAAAAAATATTCTTCTCTCTTTCCAGCAACGTATTCTGTATTCCGGCAACCTGGGCGGCACACATGACTGGGGCAGTACTCACAAACAACGCCTGGAATGGAACCTGGGATATACCTATGACCAGCAGAATGTTCCTGATCAGCGTATCAGCCGTTTTAAGACTGCATTTAGTCAATATTCTTCTGATGTGCCAGGGATGGCCTATACAGCCCGTGGTACTAACGGTAGTGATGCCGATGCTTTTCTGGGTATGGTTTCCCGGCTTTATGTAAAAAACAATGAAGATGTATATAATGGTGCTGTTGACTATACTTTTCATGCTTCCAAACAGTGGGAGCTGAAGGCAGGTTCCTACCTGTCATTCAAACGCAGGAACGTAAGCCGGCGTTTCTTCCGGGTAAACAGGGGCGGACTGGGACCGGGTGAAGTCAGCATGCCTGGCAATGAAGGTAGTGGAGCTGGATGGCCTCAGGGGTATGGTCTGAGTAACCCCTCTCTGATCTACTTCCATCTGCAGGACCTCGACCGGGTATGGAGCACCGATTATTTCCAGGAGAACAAGAGCGGACTGGAACTATACGATGCTACTACTCCGGTGGATAAATATGTTGCAAGTGAGCAGTATAATGCTTTCTACGGCATGGGATCATGGAAAACACCTGATGAAAAACTGACGCTGAACGGTGGTGTGCGTGTGGAATATGACCGGCAAAAGCTGGCTGGTGCCACTGCAGCAGATAATGGTTCGCTCCGCACCGTATTTGTTGATCATCCTAAAACATCCATTCTCCCCTCCGTCAATTTCAGCTACCGTCCGACTGATGCCTTTGTAGTCCGTACCGGATGGGGGCGTACGGTGAACCGACCTGAGTTCCGTGAGTTAACACCTTACGATGATTTCGATTTTGTGAACAATGAGTTGATTAGAGGTAGCCAGCAGGTAGTAACCGCAACCATTGATAATTATGATCTGCGTTTGGAATATTATCCACATAACGCAGAACAGAATGAGGTATTTAGTCTGGGTGTGTTTTACAAACACCTGCAGGATCCCATAGAACGTATGCGTAAGGAAAAGAACGGTTTAGCAGATGGTTATGGCTTTACCGGGATCAGTTTTGCCAATGCAAAGGACGCTACTGTGTATGGCCTGGAGGCGGAGATCAAAAAAAGCCTGGCTTTCCTGGGAGATGGTTTCTTCAAGCGCCTGAGCATAGCAATAAATGGTACATGGGTGAAAAGTACCACCCAGCGCTTAGTTACAGATCACTATACCCCAGGTGTAGGCATGGATACCTTGTTAGTGTCCGGAAGGGCTTTACAAGGGCAGGCGCCTTATGTAATCAATGCAGGACTTTTCTATGAACATCCGGGCACTGGTACCAAAATCGGTGTTACCTATAACGTGAATGGTCCGGTGATCTATGCCAAATCTATTGCCAGCAAGGATGTACAGTTTTCGCAAGAGGACAAGAACATCTTTAACAGTACACGTCCCGACCTGGTACAATTACCGATGCACCTGCTGGACCTGTCCATTACACAACGTATCGTAAAATCACTGAAAGTGAAGTTCAGCATTCAAAATCTGTTGGATCAGGCTTATCGTATCGTGGAAGATCACGACTACAATCAGCGGTATAACAAGGAGTATCCTGTGCAGAACCGCCGGGGACAGACTTACTACGAAGGGGATAATATCTATACCCGTTATAAGCCCGGGCGCTATTTTCAGTTGGGGTTCACCTATGCTTTCTAA
- a CDS encoding FecR family protein — MIWEKYLAGTASREELEILDAWLQEAGNEELAALMQNNPLDKTKMPMEMATRLRVRLQQLPSTGKRIHAIRKSVIWWAAASIFIAGLTGLFYLLNHRQMTSSSQLAVVQWDSISNTSAHARMLTLPDQTKIWLNKQAVLYIRKDYSKHREVRLQGEGYFDVAPDETHPFRVTAGKVQTLVLGTAFNIDNTPGQSAVYISLVKGSVKVQQDTEQPPSGNTAAVVLQPGETVKADYQGNHLSKTSVTDVSGWVKGQLVFNQLPLSEALPKLEAYYGIHIEADPALLRNKTVTAVYRKYETWQQVLHHLLFIYQLSYKIGPDQEIVIHS; from the coding sequence ATGATTTGGGAAAAATATCTGGCCGGCACCGCTTCCCGGGAAGAGCTGGAAATACTGGACGCCTGGTTGCAGGAAGCTGGTAATGAGGAACTTGCTGCCCTTATGCAAAACAATCCATTGGATAAAACTAAGATGCCAATGGAAATGGCTACACGTTTACGTGTCAGGTTGCAGCAATTACCTTCAACAGGCAAACGAATACATGCTATACGTAAATCAGTTATCTGGTGGGCAGCCGCTTCGATATTCATTGCGGGTCTTACCGGCCTGTTTTATCTGCTGAATCACCGGCAAATGACCTCTTCATCACAGCTGGCTGTAGTGCAATGGGACAGCATCAGCAATACATCAGCACATGCCCGGATGCTTACACTGCCAGACCAGACAAAGATCTGGCTCAACAAACAAGCAGTATTATACATCCGGAAAGATTATAGTAAACATCGCGAAGTTCGGCTGCAGGGTGAAGGTTACTTTGATGTAGCTCCCGATGAAACGCATCCATTCAGGGTTACAGCCGGTAAAGTACAGACATTGGTATTGGGTACCGCTTTCAACATTGACAATACACCTGGACAGTCAGCAGTATATATCAGCCTGGTAAAAGGTAGTGTAAAAGTACAACAGGATACAGAACAGCCACCATCCGGCAATACAGCTGCTGTAGTCCTGCAACCAGGGGAGACTGTCAAAGCTGATTATCAAGGAAACCATCTGAGCAAAACCAGCGTCACAGATGTATCCGGCTGGGTAAAAGGACAACTGGTATTTAATCAGCTTCCGCTGTCGGAAGCCTTGCCTAAACTGGAAGCTTACTATGGCATCCATATAGAAGCTGACCCTGCCCTGCTACGGAATAAAACAGTGACGGCAGTATATCGGAAATATGAAACCTGGCAACAGGTTTTACACCATTTGTTATTCATTTATCAGTTGTCATACAAAATAGGGCCTGACCAGGAAATCGTCATACACTCCTGA